A window from Thermanaerothrix sp. encodes these proteins:
- the folE2 gene encoding GTP cyclohydrolase FolE2 codes for MKDKVGDTSCGCTILDVQSQPDERDVPLAKVGVKGVRYPITVLDRAQGVQHTTATVDLFADLPRHFKGTHMSRFIEVLERHKRDLSMPRFLQLLREIRQDLDAEAAFGSITFPYFIEKRAPVSGLLSSMSYECRYEGWVNSQTKHFTVSVWVPVTTVCPCSRAISDRGAHNQRGIVKVEVELGPFFWIEDLVSLVEQAASSPVYTLLKREDEKFLTEHAYDNPKFVEDVVRDVYIGIKELQKFPRFSVEAENFESIHNHSAYAYVSYGGKGADHE; via the coding sequence GTACCATACTGGATGTGCAAAGCCAGCCGGATGAGCGGGATGTTCCCCTCGCAAAGGTAGGGGTAAAGGGAGTGCGGTATCCCATTACGGTGCTTGACCGAGCCCAGGGGGTACAGCATACCACCGCCACGGTGGATCTTTTTGCAGATCTTCCCCGTCATTTTAAGGGAACCCATATGAGTCGCTTTATCGAAGTTCTTGAACGGCACAAGAGGGACCTTTCCATGCCTCGCTTTCTCCAACTCCTGCGGGAGATTCGGCAGGACCTAGATGCAGAAGCGGCTTTTGGCAGTATCACGTTCCCTTACTTTATTGAAAAAAGAGCCCCTGTGTCGGGACTTCTCAGTTCCATGAGTTATGAGTGCCGGTACGAAGGGTGGGTTAATTCTCAAACAAAGCATTTTACCGTATCCGTATGGGTTCCGGTAACGACGGTCTGTCCCTGTTCCCGGGCGATCAGTGACCGGGGGGCCCATAACCAACGAGGGATTGTTAAGGTGGAAGTAGAGTTGGGTCCCTTTTTCTGGATAGAGGACCTGGTCTCCCTGGTGGAACAGGCAGCGTCAAGCCCCGTGTACACCCTTTTGAAACGGGAGGATGAAAAGTTCCTTACCGAACATGCCTATGATAATCCCAAGTTTGTTGAAGATGTGGTACGGGATGTGTATATTGGTATCAAGGAACTTCAAAAATTTCCGCGCTTTTCGGTAGAGGCGGAGAATTTTGAGAGTATCCATAACCACAGTGCCTACGCGTATGTATCGTACGGTGGCAAAGGAGCGGATCATGAATGA